A window of Microbacterium lushaniae genomic DNA:
GCCTGCCCCGGGGGCGGCGGGACGGCGACCCGGTCGCCGCGCTGGCGGGGCGTCTGCGCGGCGTCCTCGGTGCGTATCCCGACGTCACCGTGCGGCAGTCCGCCCCGGCTCCCGACGGCTTCGACGCGCGGTTCTCGGCCGTGTGGCGGCGGTACCGCTATCGCCTGGCGGATGCGGCGAGCCGGTACGACCCGCTCGAACGCCACCGCACGACCACCGTGCGCAGCATCCTGGATGAGGCGGCGATGGATGCGGCGGCCCGCTCGCTCATCGGCCTGCACGACTTCGCCGCCTACTGCAAACCGCGCGAGAAGGCCACCACGATCCGCACGCTGCTGGATTTCCGGTGGCAGCGCGACGCGGCGGGCGTGCTCGTGGCGGAGGTGAAGGCCGATGCGTTCTGCCACAGCATGGTGCGCGCCCTCGTGGGCGCGTGCGCCGCGGTGGGCGAGGGGCGGCTGAGCGTGGGCGACGTGGCGGCCATCCGCGATGCGGGGGAGCGCACGGCGCAGGCGAAGGTGCTCGCCGCCCGCGGGCTGACCCTCGCGGAGGTGGGGTACCCCGCGGCCGACCTGCTGGCGGCACGGGCGGAGCAGACCCGCAACCGCCGCGACGCGGAGTGAGCGTCCTTCGGGAACGCTGAAGGTCGTGTCAACCGGCTCCGTGCCGACTCTGCGTGTGCAAGGGTGGAATCGTCATGAGGGTCATCTCGTACAACCTGCGCAAACACCGCGCCGCCGGCGAACTGGTCGATCTGGTCGAGGGGCACGCGGCCGACGTGCTGTGCCTGCAGGAATGCGACACCACCGACATGCCGGAGGAGATCGGCGGACTGCGTCTGGCGGATTCGACGCAGCGCAACCGGCTGGGCCTGGCGGTCTACTACCGCGCGAACACCTTCCGTCCCGTGGAGGTGCGCGCGCTGGCGCTGAAGAAGTCGCTGCACGACTACGTGCTCAAGCCCGCCGAGGAGCGCCTCCTCGGGGTGCGGCTGCACGACATCGACCACGGCCGCGACATCATCGTCGCCTCCTTCCACGCCGCCCCGCTGACGGCACTGAACTCGCTGCGCCGCCACCAGATCCGCACCGCCCTGGCCGAGCTGGAGAACCTCGGCGAGGGGCTTCCGGCGCTCATGGTCGGCGACTACAACTACCCCGTCTTCAAGGAGTACCTGGGACAGAAGGTGCGCGCCCAGGGGTACGAGCTGACCCTGAGCGATGCCCGCACCTACACGCGCTACCGGTTCTTCCGCGGGCACTACGACTTCGCCACGTCGTACCTGTTCGACATCGAGCACATCCGCACGCTGCCGCAGGGATCGAGCGACCATCTGCCGATCCTCGTGACGGCGGAAGTGTCGTCGGGGCGGGCGGCCGCGGTCGCCTGACCGCCGCCGGGCCTACGCCGCGTCTCGGCGGCGCCGCACGACGGCGGTGGCCACGGCGACGGCCCCGCCCGCGAGCGCGAGCGCCCCGCCGCCGACCCAGATGCCCAGGTACGGGCCGAAATCCGCCCCGGTGGCGGAGAGCCCGTTGACGGTCACCGTGACGGTGTCGCCGGGCGAGGAGGCCGTGAAGACGGCGATCGTGTAGGCCCCGCGGGCGTCGGCGGGGAAGGAGATGCGCACGGGGTCCAGCCCGCCCTGGGCATTCGTGACGGCGTCGCGGTACGTCGCGGTCGACACCGCGGCGCGCACCATCCCGAACGTCGCGCCGGCGCCGTTCTCACCGGTGACGGTGATGGTGGCGGACTCGTTCGCTCCGAACGTGCCGTCGGCGACCGAGAGCGTCGCGCTGCCACCGGGTTCCACCACCGCGCTGGAGATGCTCGCGGCATCCTGGGCGGGGTAGGCCAGAGCGACGCCGGGGACGGCGAACACGGCACCGGCTGCGAGAGCCGTGACGGCGGCGAGACGGGGAAGGAACTTCTT
This region includes:
- the truA gene encoding tRNA pseudouridine(38-40) synthase TruA, which produces MRIRLDIAYDGTHFRGWAAQPGLRTVQGTLEDALARILGTSPRLVVAGRTDAGVHASGQVAHIDLDEQQRLRLPRGRRDGDPVAALAGRLRGVLGAYPDVTVRQSAPAPDGFDARFSAVWRRYRYRLADAASRYDPLERHRTTTVRSILDEAAMDAAARSLIGLHDFAAYCKPREKATTIRTLLDFRWQRDAAGVLVAEVKADAFCHSMVRALVGACAAVGEGRLSVGDVAAIRDAGERTAQAKVLAARGLTLAEVGYPAADLLAARAEQTRNRRDAE
- a CDS encoding cell wall protein, producing MKKFLPRLAAVTALAAGAVFAVPGVALAYPAQDAASISSAVVEPGGSATLSVADGTFGANESATITVTGENGAGATFGMVRAAVSTATYRDAVTNAQGGLDPVRISFPADARGAYTIAVFTASSPGDTVTVTVNGLSATGADFGPYLGIWVGGGALALAGGAVAVATAVVRRRRDAA
- a CDS encoding endonuclease/exonuclease/phosphatase family protein produces the protein MRVISYNLRKHRAAGELVDLVEGHAADVLCLQECDTTDMPEEIGGLRLADSTQRNRLGLAVYYRANTFRPVEVRALALKKSLHDYVLKPAEERLLGVRLHDIDHGRDIIVASFHAAPLTALNSLRRHQIRTALAELENLGEGLPALMVGDYNYPVFKEYLGQKVRAQGYELTLSDARTYTRYRFFRGHYDFATSYLFDIEHIRTLPQGSSDHLPILVTAEVSSGRAAAVA